Part of the Prevotella communis genome is shown below.
AGATAGAAAAGGATAAGGTCTTTCTCGTTAGAGATAAATATGCTGAAAAGCCAATAAAATGTGGCTATCTGTCCTTCCTGGACGGACATATATCCATTGTATCAAAAGAGTATCCTAAAGGAAAAATAATCTTTTAAAATCCATGATTCTCTCAATGAATCAAAGGCCCTTTGATTTCTTGCGAAAAATTTCGTTGCGAAAAATTTCGCATTGATCCTTTCTTTAAAGAATGGATAATCAGAAATTGTAGATAAGCGAAAGCTCAAGATTTTAGAGCAGTGAGAGGTGAGTGAGAGGCGAGTGAGGGGTTGAAAGCACCTCTCACTGGTCTCAAAGCCTTTACTGTAGGGCTTTTCCGGCGTTTTGAGTGAGGGGTGGGATAAAACATTAATAAATGGTGAAAAATCTATAATTACAGGCAAAAAGTTGGCTATTTCAGAAAATCTGCGTATTTTTGCATGTTGAAAATAATACTTAGATCAATAGATTACATGGTTTTTACAGAAAAAGCAAACAAAATTTTCCAACAGGCTATCCGCGACTATCACTTGACTGATAATGTGGATACTGAGATGAAAAACCCGTACGACAGAGACAGCATTGAGTATAAACTCTATATGAAATGCTGGATTGACACTGTGCAGTGGCACTTGGAGGACTTGATTCGTGATCCGCATATCGACCTGAGCGATGCGCTGGCATTGAAGCGTCGTATTGACCACTCTAACCAGGACCGTACAGACCTGGTAGAGGAGATTGACACCTACTTCCGTCAGAAATATGCTGACATCACACCTATGGCCGATGCCCGTCTGAACACGGAGAGTCCTGCATGGGCTGTTGACCGTCTGTCTATTCTGGAGCTGAAGATCTGGCACATGCAGGAGCAGACAGAGCGTAAGGATGCCGATCAGGAACACCTGGCCCGCTGTCAGGCTAAGCTCGAAGTACTGTTGGAGCAGCGTGTAGACCTCTCTACAGCTATCGACCAGCTGCTGGAGGACTATCAGGCCGGACGCAAGGTGATGAAGGTATATCGTCAGATGAAGATGTACAACGATCCCAGCACAAACCCCGTACTTTACAAAAAGTAAAAAGATTAAAAAGGGTGAAGCATCAGCACATATTAGTAATACGATTCTCAGCAATAGGCGACGTCGCTATGACGGTGCCTATTGTCTGGGGTGTTGCCCAACAGTATCCTGATGTGAGAATCACGGTGCTGAGTCGTGCCTTTGCCCGTCCGTTCTTTGAGAACCTGGCTCCTAACGTGAACTTTATGGAGGCCGACCTGAAAGGTGAGTATCATGGTGTGAAAGGACTGAACAGACTTTACCGCCGACTGGCTGCAAAGCAGTTCACCCATGTGGCCGACCTGCACTCTGTGTTGCGTTCAAACTACCTGCGCCTGCGCTTTAACCTGAGTCATTTCAAGGTGGAGCATATCGACAAGCATCGCAAGATGCGCCACGCGCTGGTGAACAAGAACATGAAGAAAAAGGTGAAGCAGCAGTTGCCCACCTCTTTCGAAAACTATACGGAGGTATTTGCAAAACTGGGATTCCCCATAGAAAAAAACCTGTTCACCTCTATCTTCCCACCAGAAGGTGGCGACATGACACAACTGCCTGAGCTGTTCAGAGATAAAAAAGAGAATGAGAAATGGATAGGTGTTGCTCCCTTTGCTGCTCATCAGGGAAAGATCTATCCAAAGGAGCAGATGAAGGAAGTAGTACGTACAATGGTAGCCAACCATCCAGATTACAGCATCTTCCTCTTTGGTCGTGGTAAGGAAGAGGAAGAAACCTTTAATCAATGGACCAAGGAGATGCCACAATGCACCTTTGTATCGCAGCATATTGAAAACCTCCGTCAGGAATTGATACTGATGAGTCATCTGGACGTGATGGTATCAATGGACTCTGCCAATATGCATCTGGCATCATTAGTCAATACCCCCGTTGTCTCTATCTGGGGTGCCACACATCCTATGGCAGGTTTCCTGGGATGGAATCAGGATAAGGATAATACCATACAACTGGATATGGAATGTCGTCCATGCAGCATCTATGGTCAGAAACCCTGCATACATGGCGACTTCCCCTGTATGAAGAATATCCGTCCTGAAGTGATTATAGAGAAGATAGAAAAGGTTCTCCTATAATTGTGAATTCACAAAGTGCCAGATAACAATACCTGCCGTTACTGACACATTCATAGAATGCTTTGTACCATACTGAGGAATCTCCAGACAGCCATTGCTGGCATCTATGACTTCCTGGTGAACACCCTTCACCTCATTACCCATCACGATAGCATAAGGCTTGCCTGGTTCTGGTTTGAACTCAGGAAGTTTGGTACTGCCCTCAGCCTGCTCTATACTATAGACGGTGACTCCCCTACCCTTTAATTCCTCAACAGCCTCGAGTGCTGTCTTAAAATAGCGCCAGTCAACGCTATCCTCAGCACCAAGTGCCGTCTTGTGAATCTCTGCATGAGGAGGACAACCAGTGATGCCACACAGATAGACAGCCTCTAATCTGAAAGCATCGGCCGTGCGGAATACGCTACCCACGTTGTGCATAGATCGCACATCGTCCAATATTACTATCAACGGTGTCTTCTCGGCCTCATGATACTCCTCTACCGAGAGTCGTTTCATTTCTATAGTACGCAGTTTTCTCATAATCATTTCTATTGTTTTGCAAAGGTACAAATAAATCTTAAACCTCAAACCTCAAACCTCAAAATATTGTTGATAACTATGTGGAAAACCCTGTGGATAACTGTTGAATAACTATTGTATAATACACAGGCACCCCTCTGCAGGTGGATATCAACACCTTTATCCACGGCTTTTTTTGAAGATTTCCACACATTTTTGCTGAAAAAAGATATAAACTTTGTAATTTTGCACCGGATTTGGAAATTGTGGAAAACTATCGCACCTGTCTCATTTTCAATAAGAAAGAATTAACAGCAGTTGTGCATAACGTAAAACCACATGGGTATAACTAAATGAGCAAGGAAAAGACGTGTGAGTTTTGCACTTATCCACGCCACATCATACTACTCATTTTCTATTTTTAAAAAAGAAAAGAATAAAAAAATAAAATGATATGCTGTTGAAAACGGAATGGACAAAACAAGGATTTATTGATGAAGCAGTAGCCGAAGGTACTGACCTGAAGGCTGAGATTCGTAAACTTTGTAAGGAGAAAGGTGCTATAATCCTGGCCCACTATTATACTGTAGGAGATATTCAGGACATCGCCGACTTTGTAGGCGACTCGTTGGCTTTGGCTCGCAAAGCTGCAGAGACGGATGCTAAGATGATGGTGATGTGTGGTGTGCATTTCATGGCAGAGACGTGTAAGTTGCTCTCACCAGACAAGGTAGTGCTTTGTCCTGACCTGAATGCCGGTTGTTCGCTGGCTGACAGTTGTAAGGCTGAGGACCTGAAGAAAT
Proteins encoded:
- a CDS encoding RNA methyltransferase; translation: MRKLRTIEMKRLSVEEYHEAEKTPLIVILDDVRSMHNVGSVFRTADAFRLEAVYLCGITGCPPHAEIHKTALGAEDSVDWRYFKTALEAVEELKGRGVTVYSIEQAEGSTKLPEFKPEPGKPYAIVMGNEVKGVHQEVIDASNGCLEIPQYGTKHSMNVSVTAGIVIWHFVNSQL
- a CDS encoding DUF4254 domain-containing protein codes for the protein MVFTEKANKIFQQAIRDYHLTDNVDTEMKNPYDRDSIEYKLYMKCWIDTVQWHLEDLIRDPHIDLSDALALKRRIDHSNQDRTDLVEEIDTYFRQKYADITPMADARLNTESPAWAVDRLSILELKIWHMQEQTERKDADQEHLARCQAKLEVLLEQRVDLSTAIDQLLEDYQAGRKVMKVYRQMKMYNDPSTNPVLYKK
- a CDS encoding glycosyltransferase family 9 protein, with product MKHQHILVIRFSAIGDVAMTVPIVWGVAQQYPDVRITVLSRAFARPFFENLAPNVNFMEADLKGEYHGVKGLNRLYRRLAAKQFTHVADLHSVLRSNYLRLRFNLSHFKVEHIDKHRKMRHALVNKNMKKKVKQQLPTSFENYTEVFAKLGFPIEKNLFTSIFPPEGGDMTQLPELFRDKKENEKWIGVAPFAAHQGKIYPKEQMKEVVRTMVANHPDYSIFLFGRGKEEEETFNQWTKEMPQCTFVSQHIENLRQELILMSHLDVMVSMDSANMHLASLVNTPVVSIWGATHPMAGFLGWNQDKDNTIQLDMECRPCSIYGQKPCIHGDFPCMKNIRPEVIIEKIEKVLL